The Cannabis sativa cultivar Pink pepper isolate KNU-18-1 chromosome 8, ASM2916894v1, whole genome shotgun sequence genomic interval AGTATGGTATCAAGGATAACTTGGTGAGGTTTAGTTTTGGAGTCGAAGACTTCGAAGACGTGAAGAAGGACATTCTCCAGGCTTTGGATTGTATATGAACACTTGAAGCCTGATAACACCTGATACTCTTCTCCTCAGGCTCCGGTGATCATGTAAGGGCGCTGTTCGTCTCCATCTACTGTTTTTGTTTCTTCGTATGTTTCGTTCTGCCAGTCTTTTGTCTTTATCTTGTTgcggatgatgatgatgatgatgtttcACTCCATGAATAAAAATTGctcctttgattttttttttttttttatacttttctGTGATGGTATTTTAATAGTTTTCTAATGAGTATTTAATAGTTgcttttatcttatttttattcaAACTTTTTCTTTATAGGATAGGTTTTGGTGGTGGTCCCTAGATTGATTCCCCCTTTTATTGGTTAAATCACTAAATAAATCTAATCTAGGACCATGGAAATCAGTTCATATATTTGCTTAAATGATTTGTCATAGGATTTTGTTGTGTTtagatagatttttttttttctttaattgtaGTTTACGCTTTAAGCTAAGGAATTTGTCTAAGTAATGATAAAAGGTTACCAAAAACTATTGTGAAGAGATCAATTCCAGGCCCAGGCCCAGGCCCAGGCCCAGGCCCACCCTATTTCTAACCTATCAGAGCTAGCAACTCAATCGAAAAGTtctctttttgttttgtttttcagGCCCAGGCCCAGGCCCATTCCATTTCTAACCTATCAGAGCTAGCAACTCAATTGAAAgctctttttgttttgtttgtctATTCAATTTTGTCTTAAATAGTAGATTTCGGTTATTAAAAAAAGAAGGAAATCTAAGTTATAGCAAAAGCTATGTTTAATCCTCAATAAAAGAAAAGGGAATATTTTTCCttgttaattttagaaattgttcaacatttttttaaaaattaatagatatatattttttttaaatataaactttGTAGTTTATAATGACTCGTATACATTTCATCTATATGAACTATTTTGCTACAAATTTGAATTGAGTAAAAGCTATAAATTAAACTCTATGACATGATTTGTAAGATTAATTTCAACAAAGATAGAGTTAATGAACCTTAATAGCGATTTTATATTGTGattgctttttttttaatttttttttcaatgtattaattaattatatcttTTGCTAATCACTAAGTCAAAGCAAAACTTAACATTATAACACATGCATAAAGAAGAACAACTTTTGTGGTCGGCATAAACAAAGTGTTCAATTTTTGGGGcttaacatatataaataattggctcattatttaatttctgtaaaataTCTTAATCAGTGGGAAGactttgttatttatttatttattattattatcttttttttgtcaaaatcaCAGGATCAGAATTATAAAAGGCATCCTCATAAAATAGGATTTTTTTCACTCATTTGTAcatattttcaaaaaagaaataaaCCAACGTGAACTAAAAATTGGtaaaataaaacttttttttttttgaagtctttgaaattaataatggtagACAAAACTAGCATCAAAAGGGGCAATACCCATTGTGACAAAACATGAAAAAAACCTAGTGTTAAAAGACACTACTAAACAAACTGTCAAAATTGGCACATTACTATTCCTAATATGTATAAGGTAAACAATTACTGTGGTACAAAACTAGTCCAAAAACACCACATAAGCCACAAAActcaaatatattaaatataattaataaattataataggaTTCATATGTGAAAGGCAAGGTgacattttatttgaaaacatgttcaagtatgagAAGTGATGTTCGTGTTAGTTAAGAGCTGTTAGTTATGTTAATTAGTTGGGTTGGTTTGTATTCATTTTGTACAACGCACTGTAACTAATTTCAGTCAGTCTGTTAAGCTCAGTATTGTAAAGCTACATGTTGTATATAAAAAGAGCAATTGCTCTAATTCAAAAATGAGAATTCATTTACATTCAATAATGAATAATCGTTTTCTTTTAATTCAATATGGTATCCGAGTAAACGAAGTATGAGAAGTAATGAGGTGATGAAAAGAAATGAATGAAGAATGTAATAAATTTATAAGCATGAAGAATAAATCCCAGACCTCCAcgtagtaaaaataaaaaagtatgaataattagttttataattatcTATGTAAAGAAAATTTCTTAAGCATAGGCAAATGTCTAATGTTGATGAGTAATAAGTTttgtataataaaataaattaatagtaGCTGCCaataaaatcattgataatttatattatatatatctattgtGCACTATACTAAAACCTcatatttatattgtttttgttCCTATTATCAAATGTTTAGTTAGAACCCCTAACTAATTAGCAAAAAAATGGGTATATTGGACTACAAAATTGAAAGAAAGTTTGTGATACAAAACAAAAATGTAAGCACTTAGTTTGATGAGTAATGATATTTTATGGTAATAGTATAAAATTTCccaaaaggaaagaaaaagaaaaaaagaaagaaaaggctAGGAGCTCAATTAAAATGAGCAACAAATGCATTTTGTAGTGGATAATAACAATATGAGTGATTAGAATTTATTCCATCCAATAAGGATTGGTTTTGTCAAAAAGCTTTATTCTTTCTTTGTTGGATAGAGAAGTTTATACCATGGGAATATCTTAAAAAGTGTTCACAATATATTCCTttagttgaaaagaaaaaagagttgGTTGTTAGTTGTTATTGTTAAATTATTGGCTGAGAATAGTGAATATTAAATATTCGTTGCAATCTGGGTTTTTCCATCCAAAGGAATCAATATTGTATGTACCTCAAATTCATATAATGCTACTAATGACCCTTTCATGAGAATGTGACAACTTTAATAACCTATTAAAGTGTTCCTTTTACTACAAAGTTGATTGGTTGAGATTGAAAAGTAAACAAAGTTAGTTTTATGAGAATAATTTCACTATAAGAGAGTTATTTTAGTCGTCGtttaagaaaaattttcaagttgcTTGAGTACAAAGTTTAAATATAGGATCTAATAAGAATGTTGAATTGGACGCTAACAAAGAGCATAGATAAGTTAGGTCTGTGTCTAGAGCTCACCTAGTTTagaagtctaattttttttttttttatccttaagatatttttttactaattctAAAAATACCACATCTCTTTTTTAAATGAGAgtccaattttttttgaaataattgcACAAATCAACGTCatctttaaattatttataaaattgtctTAGACTAATTTATTGTTTCAAATACCGATAAACACGTCTACCGAAATTTAAAGTTGACGAGATGTtttcttttacattttattCTCTCTTAGTTGATATATAATGAATtgcatgttttgtttttctttttatatattctaATTGATATACAATCAATTGCTTTTTTTATGTGAATAAAGGACGCatattcttttttcattttctttatttcgttttctttattattttaaaagttttatcaaccacataatttaatatatgggaaacatatattataatatttattgtagCAACCCATAAAATTAGATGGTATACTTATTTTgttcaaatataatatttagttacttgttaataatttataaaagaaagagaaaggttACTTTTATCttgttcatcttttttttttatatcaaaaataatatatctttcccacaactcaaaatatggtttaaaattgctaaaaaaaaagtaacctcaaggtatcttaaataataaaataacatataatatagtctaaaaatttaaaaaaaaaaaaaatcatagttttAAGGTTATCCGATTAAAATAAGCAACTAAAAATgtgtataagaaaaaaattatttcatataatttttttataataaaaagtaactaattgatatattatttacatcaaaAGCAACTAAAACGTTGCTTTTTTTAAAACTTGCAAAACACTGAAAATTCTGGAAGCGAGAATTTTCAAGGTTTTCCTATTTTCagtaataattttgaatttcgGTACTTATGCTGACATGGCACATCGGTATATGCGCAAAAAAATTTGTtgaaggtatttttataaataaaatcagtttttggtataatattaaaaagaccccatttttttttctatgactCGCATAAAAGAGTTAGACAGTTTGAACCATTAAGACTCCTTATattaaaaaacttattttttttaatcatccttatgtataataatataataattttttttataatgtatACACTGTTCGTAACACTAAGCATGCATTTccaaaaacttaataataaaaacttgTGATGActctaaaattattatttattctaaaattaatgttatatgattttcttttaaaaaaattaaatttataaattattgattaataattttattaaaataaaaaattaaattttaattttttgtctaaAGTCTCCAAACCGGTTGAAAGAACCCTGCCATACATCAAAGTCAAAAGACAAATCAAATactaataacaattaatattgaaataacaatattaattaggataatactACAAAACTTTGATCAAATTATACTTCAAAAGacaaaagataataataaattaaaataaaaataataaaatatacccAAGTACAACTAATTcatatactttatttttatttttatattttaagaaataatacatgtatgtacactttattaaaaaactatataaTAACATTATGTCAGTACATATTATGACAGAAattattgtaaaataaaattagaatatgaATAGTGAGTGACGTAGTTTATACCTGAGTATAAAGTATATACcaccatttatttattttaatcattttATACATTATTGTATTTGTATAGTATAATATATAACTCTTGTAGCTGTGCCATTATGCTATTTTTTTGAAACTATTTTatgaatttaaattataatccaTAGTACCAAATTACAAAATAGTATGATAAAAACATAATCACATTtcctataaaataaaagaaaacagtAACTATAAAAATTGATTGATTTatagtgataaaatacttacattCGAAGTGATTTAAATTCtcaaaattataccaaaaaaaaaaaagtcacactacgaataataaaaataataataataataattactattattatagaaataaataaatgattcaTACATATTTGATAAAAGCATATAATGGCATATTCATAGCATGAGCATCgagatctatatatataaagtcaTACATGAAAGACGAATAAAACTTCCAAATCCACACATATAACAAAATAATTGTGTTTtatcttattattaataaatataataaaacttttcttttatttttttattagatatatatatatatatgatgagtgttaattattattttttaattaatttttacattACACGTGGATTTTTTTCTCTTATATGTTATAGTTACAATAGTattcttgtaaatttttaaaaaaattctaaatagtttACAATACTTAAAACATAATTTTTGATTTCGGTACTAtaactattcgaaatttttcaaaactaatattataattataacaaatataattataaaaaaaattctaccaTATATTTTTAAGCACAAAGGTTGActaaaaatttttaattaattaatattagagtaatttgtgatataattacttaaatttaacttctaattgcaaataaatacttaaatttaatttttaacggtaataatatctaagttatatttctaaAACTTTTACCGTTAAGTGTGAAGTTAATAACCACATGTCTACCGTGTATGTGCAATGGAGAATTAAATTTAAGAGTTTAAATCAcaaattacttttattattaatatttagaaCTTGTGAGCACCCAATACTTTTTATAACTAATtctttataattagttagtgatattttttaatatataaaactcgatatttaattatatcaatattaatataattccgataaaaatattaagaaacaataCATTTTAAAAAGAATTCGTATTCACAAATCACAATCGTCCAACTCAAATATATTCTCATGTCGATTCTCTTTCATTCTTTTCCTTCACAAAAATATCTCTCTAATCTCTATTCAATATGCTAATTTTTCTCCAACCAAAAACAGCCAAAGCCATAGCTCATACCTCTTAGCTCTTTCTTTCTTTGGTTTCAATGAAGTTCGGGAAAGAGTTCACAACCCATCTAGAAGATACCCTCCCGGAATGGAGGGACAAGTTTCTCTGCTACAAACCTCTCAAGAAGTTCCTCAAGACCTTTCCCACAAACCCATCTGATCAACATCAACCCTTCGAGGCTGTTGCTCCGGCGGCTCTAGAAGGCTTTGAAGATCAGGGCAACCCTCCTTTGGCTGAACTACAAGATTGGTTCATTAGAATTCTCAATGAAGAACTCGACAAGTTCAACGATTTCTATGTTGATAAAGAGGAAGAATTCGTTATTCGTTTTCAGGTGAGAACAATTTTACTTGCCTTTTTTTGAATTGGGTATGAGAAATTTAGGATAATTATATAATTCGATGGATTTAATAGAAAATTTTGGTTCTTTTGTGTTTCTTTTAATAGCTTAGTTAGGTTTGTATAATTATGAAAAGTGAAAACTTTATTCCCAATTGAGAATGGTTAACAGAATTAGTCTTATTGATAGAATAATTATGAAAAGGGTTGTTTCAGATGTGAATAAATTCAATTGTCAATTGAATTTTTCAGAGATAGAAATCAGGTGATTCAGATTGGAAGATGTTTAAACTTGTAGCCATGGTTTCTATTATAGATTCCATTACAGCATTGTAATTAAGTTTGCCTTTGAATCAAATGCTCAAATTTCAATCATGTTATGTTTTCTCTTTCAATAATTGACTCTCATGCTGTCAGTGTTATGGCCTGTTTCAAATGGTATTATCAATTTTGCAACTAATTTAGAAACCCAATATTTGTTTTTAGAATCATTGTCTGGTCTTTACAATCTTATCATTCATGCTAATGTTACAGGAGCTGAAAGAACGAATCGAACGAGTAAAGGAGAAGAGCAACAATGGTAGAGCCTTTACATCAGAAAGCGAGTTCAGTGAAGAAATTATGGACATTCGAAGGGACTTTGTTGCCATTCATGGAGAGATGGTCCTTCTCAAAAATTATAGCTCCCTAAACTTTGCAGGTACACAAACGATTTCGTCACTTCTTTTCTTCCTCATCTAACTAATAATTTTGGTAAGAGCTTTTGTCACATTACATAGGGAGATGGTGCTTCTAAAATTGTAGCAATCCTGTATCATACAGGTACAGGTTCTTCATTTCATTGTTAGATTGCTTAGACGAAATTTGTAGTTAAGTTCTGAAATTACATtccttttatgtttttaatagGACTTGTTAAAATTCTGAAGAAGTATGATAAACGAACTGGGGGACTGTTGCGTTTACCCTTCACGCAACTGGCCCTTCGCCAACCATCCTTCTCTACCGAGCCTCTCACAAGGCTAGTCCGTGAATGTGAGGCAAATCTCGAGCTTCTCTTCCCGCTGGAAGCTGAAATCATTGAGTCAACCCCACCCTTGCAAGACAAGACAAACCAGCAATTGAACAACCATGCAAATATAACCGAGACACCATCAAATCTCGGGGAAGACACAGTGTACTTATATCGAAGCACAATCGCTGCTATGAGAGCTATACGAGGTCTTCAAAAAGCAAGCTCTACTTACAATCCATTGTCGTTTTCATCTGTGTTTAGGAGCCAGGAAGACGAGGGAAGTGGGGCTGTAACATCTGAAAACTCCGCTTCAAGTACTCCCAACACTTCTCAGAACGGTGAAGAAGACTGAGCAAGAGAGTTCCCGCTCTGTATGACTCTGACTGCATTTTTTTTCATCGATTGGTTGCTGTTTTGTATTTGATTTCAATTTCTTCTAGCAGGTTGGAGTTGAATAACAGGGGCTCTGTTCTTTACAGCTCCTGTACCATTAAAATGAACCCTTTAATAAGTGGTGCTCTTTGTGTACAAAGTAAACTAACTACAGTGGGAGTTTCTCTTTTACAACATTTCcatgtttgtttatcttggTTCCTTAAAACACACGGATTTGTATATTTGTGATGTTTGTTTACATGGATAATAAGATTGTTATTTCTgattttgtcttttattttggAACATTTTGATAGAAACTAGAacattttgttaattaaataattgcTGCAAATTATGTTTTAAATATATCAAAGTTTACATGAACAATTCTTTCTACCATGCTCAAATTTCTGAAGTTCATATACCGAAATCGCTGCAACATTGGTCTGTTCAAATTTAAACAAATCAAAAGCTACAACTTACAAGATTGCTCAGTTTTTGTGTGCTAGTTTGGGCAGCCGGGAAGAAAGGCAGAGAAAAATGGTTAAGGAATGGGAATTTTTAcctcttgaattttgacatgtactaaactAAATCATGTTCTTTGAATTTTTCTAGTCGTTAAAATTGTctctcgaactattgagattgttagatttaaaatttttatctaattttactaAAGAAAGTCGTGGATGAAAATTTAGGAGCACAAtttggtacatatcaaagtttacgGGACATGATTTTATTAATATCAAAGTTTGGGacatgattttataaatattaaagtttgagaggcacgatttagtacacgGATAATCaccatattaacaaaattaaatgaaattagacaacaATCtctttaaattcaacaatctcaatacaTCAGAAAGAACTTTTaatgaccttaaaagtttaAAGAGCATATTTGTTACGATAAATATGATGTTGGAATATGCTAACTCGTGTCACcttagttaattttaagaaaataaccgATTAGTAATAACGTTAGAAAGTAACATTAGATatttaatccaaaaatatttaagtatttatgccttaaataacttttttttaggCATCAACCTTCCCAAAGTATagcatatattttctttttctatagAAATTTCTTGTATGTgtagtttttctttcttttttccaaaaagagggtaaacaataaaaaaaatcagggTTTTGAACAATGGATGATCCACAAGCCACTATTCACAAACCAaactaattgattttttttgtacAAATAGATTCTAATCCTAAAACACTTGTAAAAAAAAAGGTTGAGACTTGACATCATGATCATCTGTTGTAAAGGTACTATTTCACTCTTCTTTCTCATCATTCTCATCATCATAGTTGAAAGGTAGAGGCACTGATTTGAATGCTCTATACTTGCCTACATTGTTCAAGTGCTCATTCTCAATCCTGACAAAGTTAAACATCATCAAATACTTGTTAGTAATAATCTTATGTTAAAGATACTAATGGCAAAATGAAGATTAGTTGAACCTGAAGAAATTCCAAATGCCACGGCGAATGATTTCTAACGAGGCAACGATTGCGATTAAGGCCTTTGGATGAAGAGAAGCAATTTGAAATTGCAACACTGTCTGCAACCAAGCAAGTCTCAGCGCAACATTCACTACCTGCATTGTCAAGTACCCGAAAATTGaatgaatgatcattcataaCCAAAGAAGCTAAGAGCCCTTTCATCTTTATACTATTAGAATCTTAAGGTTTCATTCCATTTTCTTACCATGGCCACGAAGTAGACACTCTTCTGTTGTAGAATTAGCTTGTCCCTCAACCAGGGGTTTTTCGAATCTCGCCTTAGAAGACCCCAATCGATGACAAGATCCCAATATGTGCCTGCTATTGTTGCAATCAGAGAGCTAGATATAACCAGGAATTTAATCAAAGGATCCTTTTTGGAATCAAAAAGTATTCTCATTGAGACTGCTATTATGGTTGAGAAGTATTTGAGGCCATTTAAGCCTTGCATTCCGTCTTTCTCCTCGAGCAACCGTCGAATGCACTGCAAAAAATATAGACTGATTGCATAAGAATTACTAGGGGTGGCAATCTAGGTTAGACACGATAACACAACTCGaaacacccacggaata includes:
- the LOC115700481 gene encoding SPX domain-containing protein 4 translates to MKFGKEFTTHLEDTLPEWRDKFLCYKPLKKFLKTFPTNPSDQHQPFEAVAPAALEGFEDQGNPPLAELQDWFIRILNEELDKFNDFYVDKEEEFVIRFQELKERIERVKEKSNNGRAFTSESEFSEEIMDIRRDFVAIHGEMVLLKNYSSLNFAGLVKILKKYDKRTGGLLRLPFTQLALRQPSFSTEPLTRLVRECEANLELLFPLEAEIIESTPPLQDKTNQQLNNHANITETPSNLGEDTVYLYRSTIAAMRAIRGLQKASSTYNPLSFSSVFRSQEDEGSGAVTSENSASSTPNTSQNGEED